From a single Epinephelus fuscoguttatus linkage group LG18, E.fuscoguttatus.final_Chr_v1 genomic region:
- the abl1 gene encoding tyrosine-protein kinase ABL1 isoform X2, with the protein MGQQPGKFVGDQRRPSLPAFIKGGKRESSRHGTQPCNVFAVHEALQRPDFESQGLTEAARWNSKENLLAGPSENDPNLFVALYDFVASGDNTLSITKGEKLRVLGYNHNGEWCEAQTKNGQGWVPSNYITPVNSLEKHSWYHGPVSRNAAEYLLSSGINGSFLVRESESSPGQRSISLRYEGRVYHYRINTASDGKLYVSSESRFNTLAELVHHHSTVADGLITTLHYPAPKRNKPTIYGVSPNYDKWEMERTDITMKHKLGGGQYGEVYEGVWKKYNLTVAVKTLKEDTMEVEEFLKEAAVMKEIKHPNLVQLLGVCTREPPFYIITEFMTHGNLLDYLRECNREEVNAVVLLHMATQISSAMEYLEKKNFIHRDLAARNCLVGENHLVKVADFGLSRLMTGDTYTAHAGAKFPIKWTAPESLAYNKFSIKSDVWAFGVLLWEIATYGMSPYPGIDLSQVYELLEKDYRMDRPEGCPEKVYELMRDCWRWNPSERPSFAETHQAFETMFQESSISDEVEKELGKKEKKTTLGPIQQAPELPTKTRTLRKNMDNRDGDSPDPLEPEAAVSSPMLPRKERPLLDSNLNEDDRLLPKDKDKTRGGGLLSLIKTKKKKKYAPAPPKRSSSFREMDIHPDRRGVTPDPRDSDSFNNGASLAINDITHGLDSAKFLGNNNGAGGITNGAPTYPGPLFPRKKGAPAVPGPGGKAATTPPSEEESMSNSKRFLWSSSMPTGSDGTEWKSVTLPRDLGQRHFDSGTFGGKPALPRKRTSEQKGENAPRMGTLTPPPRLNISSDVSSNFSKDSDPSPGSSPQALTPKVVRRPGLPGLENSKTSALHAELLKPNVFPALGAAGEECRARRNKHSVDSSSVRERGRLQKPKPAPPPPPTNAKTGKSSRSPTQELPSTSSTTSDIKAKGLPSVSEPHHTTTASDQARSSVSEGSKKLPLGSTSKPQPLKTSASSSSVTSSLSSQSLGGFSSSLTCPGDLSSPTAFIPLVNTRRSLRKTAPRQAAERTPNSAVTREMVLEGTELLRAAISRNSEQTGSHSAVLEAGKNLSKYCVSYVDSIQQMRNKFAFREAINKLESSLRELQICPTATGGANAQQDFSKLLSSVKEISDIVQR; encoded by the exons aagcTCTCCAGAGACCAGACTTTGAGAGTCAGGGTCTGACAGAAGCCGCCCGCTGGAACTCCAAAGAGAACCTATTGGCCGGACCCAGCGAGAATGACCCCAACCTGTTTGTCGCACTATATGACTTTGTGGCCAGTGGTGACAACACACTCAGCATTACTAAGG GAGAGAAGCTGCGAGTGCTGGGTTACAACCACAACGGCGAGTGGTGTGAGGCACAGACCAAGAATGGCCAGGGTTGGGTGCCGTCCAACTACATCACCCCAGTCAACAGCCTGGAGAAGCACAGCTGGTACCATGGACCTGTGTCACGCAACGCTGCAGAGTACCTGCTCAGCTCGGGCATCAACGGAAGCTTCCTGGTGCGCGAGAGTGAGAGCAGCCCTGGCCAGAGGTCCATTTCTCTGCGGTACGAGGGGAGAGTCTACCATTACAGGATTAACACTGCATCTGACGGGAAG CTGTACGTCTCGTCGGAAAGCCGTTTCAACACACTGGCGGAGCtggtgcaccaccactccacgGTGGCCGACGGCCTCATCACCACGCTGCACTACCCGGCGCCGAAACGCAACAAGCCCACCATCTACGGAGTTTCTCCCAACTATGACAAGTGGGAGATGGAGCGCACTGACATAACCATGAAACACAAGCTTGGAGGGGGCCAATACGGGGAAGTGTACGAGGGTGTTTGGAAGAAGTACAACCTCACTGTGGCTGTCAAGACACTAAAG GAGGATACGATGGAGGTGGAAGAGTTTCTCAAGGAGGCCGCTGTGATGAAAGAAATCAAACACCCCAACCTGGTACAACTGTTAG GAGTGTGCACACGGGAGCCACCGTTCTACATTATCACAGAGTTCATGACCCATGGTAACCTGCTCGACTACCTGAGGGAGTGCAACAGAGAGGAGGTCAATGCAGTGGTGCTGCTCCACATGGCCACACAGATCTCCTCTGCcatggagtacctggagaaaaaaaactttatacACAG GGACTTAGCTGCACGTAACTGTCTGGTCGGGGAGAACCACCTGGTAAAGGTTGCAGATTTCGGCCTGAGCAGGCTAATGACTGGAGACACCTACACAGCTCACGCTGGGGCCAAGTTCCCCATCAAGTGGACCGCTCCAGAGAGTCTGGCCTACAACAAGTTCTCTATTAAGTCTGATGTCTGGG CATTTGGTGTGCTGCTGTGGGAAATCGCTACCTACGGCATGTCTCCTTACCCCGGCATCGACCTGTCCCAAGTGTACGAGCTGCTGGAGAAAGACTATCGTATGGACCGACCGGAGGGCTGCCCCGAGAAGGTCTACGAGCTCATGAGGGACT gtTGGAGGTGGAACCCCTCAGAGCGTCCATCTTTTGCTGAAACACACCAAGCCTTTGAGACCATGTTCCAGGAGTCCAGCATCTCTGATG AGGTGGAAAAGGAGCTGGgcaagaaagagaagaagacaaCATTAGGCCCCATCCAGCAGGCTCCAGAGCTGCCCACCAAGACCAGAACTCTCCGCAAAAACATGGACAACCGGGATGGAGATAGTCCAG ACCCATTGGAGCCAGAGGCAGCGGTGTCGTCACCCATGCTTCCCAGGAAAGAGCGCCCCCTCCTGGACAGTAACCTGAATGAGGATGACCGCTTGCTGCCCAAAGACAAGGACAAGACACGTGGCGGTGGCTTACTCAGTCTcataaagacaaagaaaaagaaaaagtatgcacCCGCTCCGCCCAAACGCAGCTCCTCTTTCAGAGAGATGGACATCCACCCTGACAGGAGGGGCGTGACTCCAGATCCACGAGATAGTGACAGCTTCAATAACGGTGCATCTCTGGCCatcaatgacatcacacatggcCTCGACTCTGCAAAATTCCTAGGGAACAATAATGGGGCAGGGGGCATCACCAACGGGGCTCCTACCTATCCAGGACCTTTGTTTCCCAGGAAGAAGGGAGCTCCTGCGGTGCCTGGCCCCGGAGGAAAAGCAGCTACGACACCGCCCAGTGAGGAGGAATCCATGTCTAACTCAAAGCGATTTCTCTGGTCCTCCAGCATGCCCACTGGCTCAGATGGCACTGAATGGAAGTCTGTCACACTGCCGCGAGACCTTGGCCAACGCCACTTTGACTCAGGCACCTTCGGGGGCAAGCCAGCTCTGCCACGCAAGAGAACCAGTGAGCAAAAAGGCGAGAACGCCCCTCGAATGGGCACCCTCACTCCCCCGCCACGTCTGAATATCTCATCAGATGTTTCCTCCAACTTCTCCAAAGACAGTGATCCCAGTCCTGGTTCCAGTCCCCAGGCATTAACACCTAAGGTGGTCCGGAGACCAGGGTTGCCAGGACTGGAGAACTCCAAGACCAGCGCTCTCCACGCTGAGCTTCTCAAGCCCAATGTGTTCCCTGCTTTAGGCGCAGCTGGAGAAGAGTGCAGGGCCCGCAGAAACAAACATAGTGTGGACTCTTCATCTGTCAGGGAAAGAGGAAGGTTACAGAAACCCAAGCCagccccacctccaccacccACAAACGCCAAAACAGGCAAGAGTTCCCGCAGCCCCACTCAAGAACTCCCCTCGACCTCATCCACCACCTCAGACATCAAAGCTAAGGGTCTCCCCTCTGTCTCAGAACCCCACCATACAACCACTGCCAGTGACCAAGCCCGCTCATCCGTCAGTGAGGGCTCCAAGAAGCTGCCCCTGGGCTCCACCTCCAAACCTCAACCGTTAAAGACCTCCGCTTCCTCTTCTTCAGTgaccagctccctctccagccaGAGCCTGGGAggtttctcttcctccctcaccTGCCCCGGCGATCTGAGCTCACCCACTGCTTTCATCCCCCTAGTGAACACCCGACGCTCCCTCCGCAAGACCGCACCCCGCCAGGCTGCTGAGCGCACCCCTAACTCGGCTGTGACGCGTGAGATGGTGCTAGAAGGCACCGAGCTGCTCCGCGCAGCCATCTCCCGCAACTCTGAGCAGACGGGTAGCCACAGCGCCGTGCTGGAGGCTGGAAAGAACCTGTCGAAGTACTGCGTGAGCTACGTTGATTCCATACAGCAGATGAGGAACAAGTTTGCCTTCCGCGAGGCCATAAACAAGCTTGAGAGCAGCCTGCGTGAGCTGCAAATCTGCCCTACTGCCACAGGGGGCGCCAACGCACAGCAGGACTTCAGCAAGCTGCTGTCCTCTGTCAAAGAGATCAGTGACATTGTTCAGAGGTAG
- the abl1 gene encoding tyrosine-protein kinase ABL1 isoform X1 produces the protein MGQQPGKFVGDQRRPSLPAFIKGGKRESSRHGTQPCNVFAVHEALQRPDFESQGLTEAARWNSKENLLAGPSENDPNLFVALYDFVASGDNTLSITKGEKLRVLGYNHNGEWCEAQTKNGQGWVPSNYITPVNSLEKHSWYHGPVSRNAAEYLLSSGINGSFLVRESESSPGQRSISLRYEGRVYHYRINTASDGKNLFLLQLYVSSESRFNTLAELVHHHSTVADGLITTLHYPAPKRNKPTIYGVSPNYDKWEMERTDITMKHKLGGGQYGEVYEGVWKKYNLTVAVKTLKEDTMEVEEFLKEAAVMKEIKHPNLVQLLGVCTREPPFYIITEFMTHGNLLDYLRECNREEVNAVVLLHMATQISSAMEYLEKKNFIHRDLAARNCLVGENHLVKVADFGLSRLMTGDTYTAHAGAKFPIKWTAPESLAYNKFSIKSDVWAFGVLLWEIATYGMSPYPGIDLSQVYELLEKDYRMDRPEGCPEKVYELMRDCWRWNPSERPSFAETHQAFETMFQESSISDEVEKELGKKEKKTTLGPIQQAPELPTKTRTLRKNMDNRDGDSPDPLEPEAAVSSPMLPRKERPLLDSNLNEDDRLLPKDKDKTRGGGLLSLIKTKKKKKYAPAPPKRSSSFREMDIHPDRRGVTPDPRDSDSFNNGASLAINDITHGLDSAKFLGNNNGAGGITNGAPTYPGPLFPRKKGAPAVPGPGGKAATTPPSEEESMSNSKRFLWSSSMPTGSDGTEWKSVTLPRDLGQRHFDSGTFGGKPALPRKRTSEQKGENAPRMGTLTPPPRLNISSDVSSNFSKDSDPSPGSSPQALTPKVVRRPGLPGLENSKTSALHAELLKPNVFPALGAAGEECRARRNKHSVDSSSVRERGRLQKPKPAPPPPPTNAKTGKSSRSPTQELPSTSSTTSDIKAKGLPSVSEPHHTTTASDQARSSVSEGSKKLPLGSTSKPQPLKTSASSSSVTSSLSSQSLGGFSSSLTCPGDLSSPTAFIPLVNTRRSLRKTAPRQAAERTPNSAVTREMVLEGTELLRAAISRNSEQTGSHSAVLEAGKNLSKYCVSYVDSIQQMRNKFAFREAINKLESSLRELQICPTATGGANAQQDFSKLLSSVKEISDIVQR, from the exons aagcTCTCCAGAGACCAGACTTTGAGAGTCAGGGTCTGACAGAAGCCGCCCGCTGGAACTCCAAAGAGAACCTATTGGCCGGACCCAGCGAGAATGACCCCAACCTGTTTGTCGCACTATATGACTTTGTGGCCAGTGGTGACAACACACTCAGCATTACTAAGG GAGAGAAGCTGCGAGTGCTGGGTTACAACCACAACGGCGAGTGGTGTGAGGCACAGACCAAGAATGGCCAGGGTTGGGTGCCGTCCAACTACATCACCCCAGTCAACAGCCTGGAGAAGCACAGCTGGTACCATGGACCTGTGTCACGCAACGCTGCAGAGTACCTGCTCAGCTCGGGCATCAACGGAAGCTTCCTGGTGCGCGAGAGTGAGAGCAGCCCTGGCCAGAGGTCCATTTCTCTGCGGTACGAGGGGAGAGTCTACCATTACAGGATTAACACTGCATCTGACGGGAAG AATCTCTTTCTCCTCCAGCTGTACGTCTCGTCGGAAAGCCGTTTCAACACACTGGCGGAGCtggtgcaccaccactccacgGTGGCCGACGGCCTCATCACCACGCTGCACTACCCGGCGCCGAAACGCAACAAGCCCACCATCTACGGAGTTTCTCCCAACTATGACAAGTGGGAGATGGAGCGCACTGACATAACCATGAAACACAAGCTTGGAGGGGGCCAATACGGGGAAGTGTACGAGGGTGTTTGGAAGAAGTACAACCTCACTGTGGCTGTCAAGACACTAAAG GAGGATACGATGGAGGTGGAAGAGTTTCTCAAGGAGGCCGCTGTGATGAAAGAAATCAAACACCCCAACCTGGTACAACTGTTAG GAGTGTGCACACGGGAGCCACCGTTCTACATTATCACAGAGTTCATGACCCATGGTAACCTGCTCGACTACCTGAGGGAGTGCAACAGAGAGGAGGTCAATGCAGTGGTGCTGCTCCACATGGCCACACAGATCTCCTCTGCcatggagtacctggagaaaaaaaactttatacACAG GGACTTAGCTGCACGTAACTGTCTGGTCGGGGAGAACCACCTGGTAAAGGTTGCAGATTTCGGCCTGAGCAGGCTAATGACTGGAGACACCTACACAGCTCACGCTGGGGCCAAGTTCCCCATCAAGTGGACCGCTCCAGAGAGTCTGGCCTACAACAAGTTCTCTATTAAGTCTGATGTCTGGG CATTTGGTGTGCTGCTGTGGGAAATCGCTACCTACGGCATGTCTCCTTACCCCGGCATCGACCTGTCCCAAGTGTACGAGCTGCTGGAGAAAGACTATCGTATGGACCGACCGGAGGGCTGCCCCGAGAAGGTCTACGAGCTCATGAGGGACT gtTGGAGGTGGAACCCCTCAGAGCGTCCATCTTTTGCTGAAACACACCAAGCCTTTGAGACCATGTTCCAGGAGTCCAGCATCTCTGATG AGGTGGAAAAGGAGCTGGgcaagaaagagaagaagacaaCATTAGGCCCCATCCAGCAGGCTCCAGAGCTGCCCACCAAGACCAGAACTCTCCGCAAAAACATGGACAACCGGGATGGAGATAGTCCAG ACCCATTGGAGCCAGAGGCAGCGGTGTCGTCACCCATGCTTCCCAGGAAAGAGCGCCCCCTCCTGGACAGTAACCTGAATGAGGATGACCGCTTGCTGCCCAAAGACAAGGACAAGACACGTGGCGGTGGCTTACTCAGTCTcataaagacaaagaaaaagaaaaagtatgcacCCGCTCCGCCCAAACGCAGCTCCTCTTTCAGAGAGATGGACATCCACCCTGACAGGAGGGGCGTGACTCCAGATCCACGAGATAGTGACAGCTTCAATAACGGTGCATCTCTGGCCatcaatgacatcacacatggcCTCGACTCTGCAAAATTCCTAGGGAACAATAATGGGGCAGGGGGCATCACCAACGGGGCTCCTACCTATCCAGGACCTTTGTTTCCCAGGAAGAAGGGAGCTCCTGCGGTGCCTGGCCCCGGAGGAAAAGCAGCTACGACACCGCCCAGTGAGGAGGAATCCATGTCTAACTCAAAGCGATTTCTCTGGTCCTCCAGCATGCCCACTGGCTCAGATGGCACTGAATGGAAGTCTGTCACACTGCCGCGAGACCTTGGCCAACGCCACTTTGACTCAGGCACCTTCGGGGGCAAGCCAGCTCTGCCACGCAAGAGAACCAGTGAGCAAAAAGGCGAGAACGCCCCTCGAATGGGCACCCTCACTCCCCCGCCACGTCTGAATATCTCATCAGATGTTTCCTCCAACTTCTCCAAAGACAGTGATCCCAGTCCTGGTTCCAGTCCCCAGGCATTAACACCTAAGGTGGTCCGGAGACCAGGGTTGCCAGGACTGGAGAACTCCAAGACCAGCGCTCTCCACGCTGAGCTTCTCAAGCCCAATGTGTTCCCTGCTTTAGGCGCAGCTGGAGAAGAGTGCAGGGCCCGCAGAAACAAACATAGTGTGGACTCTTCATCTGTCAGGGAAAGAGGAAGGTTACAGAAACCCAAGCCagccccacctccaccacccACAAACGCCAAAACAGGCAAGAGTTCCCGCAGCCCCACTCAAGAACTCCCCTCGACCTCATCCACCACCTCAGACATCAAAGCTAAGGGTCTCCCCTCTGTCTCAGAACCCCACCATACAACCACTGCCAGTGACCAAGCCCGCTCATCCGTCAGTGAGGGCTCCAAGAAGCTGCCCCTGGGCTCCACCTCCAAACCTCAACCGTTAAAGACCTCCGCTTCCTCTTCTTCAGTgaccagctccctctccagccaGAGCCTGGGAggtttctcttcctccctcaccTGCCCCGGCGATCTGAGCTCACCCACTGCTTTCATCCCCCTAGTGAACACCCGACGCTCCCTCCGCAAGACCGCACCCCGCCAGGCTGCTGAGCGCACCCCTAACTCGGCTGTGACGCGTGAGATGGTGCTAGAAGGCACCGAGCTGCTCCGCGCAGCCATCTCCCGCAACTCTGAGCAGACGGGTAGCCACAGCGCCGTGCTGGAGGCTGGAAAGAACCTGTCGAAGTACTGCGTGAGCTACGTTGATTCCATACAGCAGATGAGGAACAAGTTTGCCTTCCGCGAGGCCATAAACAAGCTTGAGAGCAGCCTGCGTGAGCTGCAAATCTGCCCTACTGCCACAGGGGGCGCCAACGCACAGCAGGACTTCAGCAAGCTGCTGTCCTCTGTCAAAGAGATCAGTGACATTGTTCAGAGGTAG
- the abl1 gene encoding tyrosine-protein kinase ABL1 isoform X4, whose amino-acid sequence MKMLEICLKLVGCKSKKGLSSSSSCYLEEALQRPDFESQGLTEAARWNSKENLLAGPSENDPNLFVALYDFVASGDNTLSITKGEKLRVLGYNHNGEWCEAQTKNGQGWVPSNYITPVNSLEKHSWYHGPVSRNAAEYLLSSGINGSFLVRESESSPGQRSISLRYEGRVYHYRINTASDGKLYVSSESRFNTLAELVHHHSTVADGLITTLHYPAPKRNKPTIYGVSPNYDKWEMERTDITMKHKLGGGQYGEVYEGVWKKYNLTVAVKTLKEDTMEVEEFLKEAAVMKEIKHPNLVQLLGVCTREPPFYIITEFMTHGNLLDYLRECNREEVNAVVLLHMATQISSAMEYLEKKNFIHRDLAARNCLVGENHLVKVADFGLSRLMTGDTYTAHAGAKFPIKWTAPESLAYNKFSIKSDVWAFGVLLWEIATYGMSPYPGIDLSQVYELLEKDYRMDRPEGCPEKVYELMRDCWRWNPSERPSFAETHQAFETMFQESSISDEVEKELGKKEKKTTLGPIQQAPELPTKTRTLRKNMDNRDGDSPDPLEPEAAVSSPMLPRKERPLLDSNLNEDDRLLPKDKDKTRGGGLLSLIKTKKKKKYAPAPPKRSSSFREMDIHPDRRGVTPDPRDSDSFNNGASLAINDITHGLDSAKFLGNNNGAGGITNGAPTYPGPLFPRKKGAPAVPGPGGKAATTPPSEEESMSNSKRFLWSSSMPTGSDGTEWKSVTLPRDLGQRHFDSGTFGGKPALPRKRTSEQKGENAPRMGTLTPPPRLNISSDVSSNFSKDSDPSPGSSPQALTPKVVRRPGLPGLENSKTSALHAELLKPNVFPALGAAGEECRARRNKHSVDSSSVRERGRLQKPKPAPPPPPTNAKTGKSSRSPTQELPSTSSTTSDIKAKGLPSVSEPHHTTTASDQARSSVSEGSKKLPLGSTSKPQPLKTSASSSSVTSSLSSQSLGGFSSSLTCPGDLSSPTAFIPLVNTRRSLRKTAPRQAAERTPNSAVTREMVLEGTELLRAAISRNSEQTGSHSAVLEAGKNLSKYCVSYVDSIQQMRNKFAFREAINKLESSLRELQICPTATGGANAQQDFSKLLSSVKEISDIVQR is encoded by the exons atgaaaatgttgGAGATATGCCTGAAATTGGTGGGGTGTAAATCTAAGAAAGGCCTCTCgtcctcctccagctgttaCTTGGAAG aagcTCTCCAGAGACCAGACTTTGAGAGTCAGGGTCTGACAGAAGCCGCCCGCTGGAACTCCAAAGAGAACCTATTGGCCGGACCCAGCGAGAATGACCCCAACCTGTTTGTCGCACTATATGACTTTGTGGCCAGTGGTGACAACACACTCAGCATTACTAAGG GAGAGAAGCTGCGAGTGCTGGGTTACAACCACAACGGCGAGTGGTGTGAGGCACAGACCAAGAATGGCCAGGGTTGGGTGCCGTCCAACTACATCACCCCAGTCAACAGCCTGGAGAAGCACAGCTGGTACCATGGACCTGTGTCACGCAACGCTGCAGAGTACCTGCTCAGCTCGGGCATCAACGGAAGCTTCCTGGTGCGCGAGAGTGAGAGCAGCCCTGGCCAGAGGTCCATTTCTCTGCGGTACGAGGGGAGAGTCTACCATTACAGGATTAACACTGCATCTGACGGGAAG CTGTACGTCTCGTCGGAAAGCCGTTTCAACACACTGGCGGAGCtggtgcaccaccactccacgGTGGCCGACGGCCTCATCACCACGCTGCACTACCCGGCGCCGAAACGCAACAAGCCCACCATCTACGGAGTTTCTCCCAACTATGACAAGTGGGAGATGGAGCGCACTGACATAACCATGAAACACAAGCTTGGAGGGGGCCAATACGGGGAAGTGTACGAGGGTGTTTGGAAGAAGTACAACCTCACTGTGGCTGTCAAGACACTAAAG GAGGATACGATGGAGGTGGAAGAGTTTCTCAAGGAGGCCGCTGTGATGAAAGAAATCAAACACCCCAACCTGGTACAACTGTTAG GAGTGTGCACACGGGAGCCACCGTTCTACATTATCACAGAGTTCATGACCCATGGTAACCTGCTCGACTACCTGAGGGAGTGCAACAGAGAGGAGGTCAATGCAGTGGTGCTGCTCCACATGGCCACACAGATCTCCTCTGCcatggagtacctggagaaaaaaaactttatacACAG GGACTTAGCTGCACGTAACTGTCTGGTCGGGGAGAACCACCTGGTAAAGGTTGCAGATTTCGGCCTGAGCAGGCTAATGACTGGAGACACCTACACAGCTCACGCTGGGGCCAAGTTCCCCATCAAGTGGACCGCTCCAGAGAGTCTGGCCTACAACAAGTTCTCTATTAAGTCTGATGTCTGGG CATTTGGTGTGCTGCTGTGGGAAATCGCTACCTACGGCATGTCTCCTTACCCCGGCATCGACCTGTCCCAAGTGTACGAGCTGCTGGAGAAAGACTATCGTATGGACCGACCGGAGGGCTGCCCCGAGAAGGTCTACGAGCTCATGAGGGACT gtTGGAGGTGGAACCCCTCAGAGCGTCCATCTTTTGCTGAAACACACCAAGCCTTTGAGACCATGTTCCAGGAGTCCAGCATCTCTGATG AGGTGGAAAAGGAGCTGGgcaagaaagagaagaagacaaCATTAGGCCCCATCCAGCAGGCTCCAGAGCTGCCCACCAAGACCAGAACTCTCCGCAAAAACATGGACAACCGGGATGGAGATAGTCCAG ACCCATTGGAGCCAGAGGCAGCGGTGTCGTCACCCATGCTTCCCAGGAAAGAGCGCCCCCTCCTGGACAGTAACCTGAATGAGGATGACCGCTTGCTGCCCAAAGACAAGGACAAGACACGTGGCGGTGGCTTACTCAGTCTcataaagacaaagaaaaagaaaaagtatgcacCCGCTCCGCCCAAACGCAGCTCCTCTTTCAGAGAGATGGACATCCACCCTGACAGGAGGGGCGTGACTCCAGATCCACGAGATAGTGACAGCTTCAATAACGGTGCATCTCTGGCCatcaatgacatcacacatggcCTCGACTCTGCAAAATTCCTAGGGAACAATAATGGGGCAGGGGGCATCACCAACGGGGCTCCTACCTATCCAGGACCTTTGTTTCCCAGGAAGAAGGGAGCTCCTGCGGTGCCTGGCCCCGGAGGAAAAGCAGCTACGACACCGCCCAGTGAGGAGGAATCCATGTCTAACTCAAAGCGATTTCTCTGGTCCTCCAGCATGCCCACTGGCTCAGATGGCACTGAATGGAAGTCTGTCACACTGCCGCGAGACCTTGGCCAACGCCACTTTGACTCAGGCACCTTCGGGGGCAAGCCAGCTCTGCCACGCAAGAGAACCAGTGAGCAAAAAGGCGAGAACGCCCCTCGAATGGGCACCCTCACTCCCCCGCCACGTCTGAATATCTCATCAGATGTTTCCTCCAACTTCTCCAAAGACAGTGATCCCAGTCCTGGTTCCAGTCCCCAGGCATTAACACCTAAGGTGGTCCGGAGACCAGGGTTGCCAGGACTGGAGAACTCCAAGACCAGCGCTCTCCACGCTGAGCTTCTCAAGCCCAATGTGTTCCCTGCTTTAGGCGCAGCTGGAGAAGAGTGCAGGGCCCGCAGAAACAAACATAGTGTGGACTCTTCATCTGTCAGGGAAAGAGGAAGGTTACAGAAACCCAAGCCagccccacctccaccacccACAAACGCCAAAACAGGCAAGAGTTCCCGCAGCCCCACTCAAGAACTCCCCTCGACCTCATCCACCACCTCAGACATCAAAGCTAAGGGTCTCCCCTCTGTCTCAGAACCCCACCATACAACCACTGCCAGTGACCAAGCCCGCTCATCCGTCAGTGAGGGCTCCAAGAAGCTGCCCCTGGGCTCCACCTCCAAACCTCAACCGTTAAAGACCTCCGCTTCCTCTTCTTCAGTgaccagctccctctccagccaGAGCCTGGGAggtttctcttcctccctcaccTGCCCCGGCGATCTGAGCTCACCCACTGCTTTCATCCCCCTAGTGAACACCCGACGCTCCCTCCGCAAGACCGCACCCCGCCAGGCTGCTGAGCGCACCCCTAACTCGGCTGTGACGCGTGAGATGGTGCTAGAAGGCACCGAGCTGCTCCGCGCAGCCATCTCCCGCAACTCTGAGCAGACGGGTAGCCACAGCGCCGTGCTGGAGGCTGGAAAGAACCTGTCGAAGTACTGCGTGAGCTACGTTGATTCCATACAGCAGATGAGGAACAAGTTTGCCTTCCGCGAGGCCATAAACAAGCTTGAGAGCAGCCTGCGTGAGCTGCAAATCTGCCCTACTGCCACAGGGGGCGCCAACGCACAGCAGGACTTCAGCAAGCTGCTGTCCTCTGTCAAAGAGATCAGTGACATTGTTCAGAGGTAG